CTTCTAAACTGGGTCCTATATCAGCACCAACTACGATTGGTACACTTATGTGAACTATTTCTCCCTCATATACTCTAGGGGTAGCTATACTCATTACCCTACCCTCATTGAGTACTATAGATCTCACAATATCCTTTATTATCGTACCTGGCCCCCATGTAGTACCGCCCATAACTCTAATAATTTCGCCAGGGATTGATTTAACGTAATTCTCAACTTCTTCTTTAGTTAATCCCTTAGCCACTTCTTCAAATGGTTTCCCATTTACCTTAACGGTACTCCATAATACTACAGCATCCTCGCCGTGCTCTCCACCTACGTATCCAGTAACTCTATTTACTGGAACCTTAAGTCTTTTAGCAATATATGATCTAAGTCTCATAGTCTCAACTTGATCTCCAGTGCTTATTGTATATTGCTTTGAGAACCTCATAAAGACTGAGGCCATCATATCTACTGGATTTGTTACCATTATGTATAACGCCCCAGGATTCCTTGGAGGTAACTTATTTGCGAAATCTATCATTATTTTTGCATTATCTACGAATAGATCTCTCCTACTCATTCCTGCTTTCCTCGGCTTACCTGCAGTTATAATTATTATATCTGCGTTATTTACATCATCTAGGGAGTTAGTGCCAATAACTTCTGTGGAAATTCCTCTGCTGGCTAATGCATGCCTTAGTTCGTGTTCAAACTTCTCTGGTAATTCTGGTATTATATCGTATAATATTGCTTCGCTAACTAAACCATCTAATATTGTAGAATAAGCTATCGTTTGACCTATTTTTCCAATTCCTATAAAAGCAACTTTTACCATTCTATCACGAGTATAAATATGCGTTCAAAAGTATATTAAGCTTATTTTCAATCTGTCAAAGAGTTTATTTTTTTTACTTTTCATTCATTTAGTTTTTCTATGGAAATAGCTGAAAAGATAGCTGATTTCGTAAACTCCGTAAGCTATGAAAGTTTAAGCGATAAAATAATTCATGAAGCTAAGAGGAGAATTATTGATTCTATTGCAGTTGCTAGAGGTGCGTTAAATTCTCCTCCTCATTTAGTGAATAAAAACGTTATGAAATATTTCCAGGGTGATGTGCCATTACTTTTTGGTGGTTATTCTACTCCAGATTTCGCATCGTACTATAATACGTTTTTAATAAGGTACTTAGATTTTAACGATACATATCTTTCTAAGGAACCTTTACATCCTAGTGACATGATAGGCGCCTTTTTATCTGTTTCATCTCTTTTAGATTTAAAAGGAAAGGATATAATAGAGGCTATTGCAGTAGGTTACGAAATAGGTGTAAAATTATGTGATGCTACCTCATTAAGGAAAAAAGGTTATGACCACGTAACTTTTCTTCAAGTAGCAGCTGCAGCTGGTTTAGCAAAGTTATTGAGGTTAAGCAGTAAAGAAACTATCAATGCAATATCATTGGCTTTAGTTCCAAATATTGCCCTTAGAGAGACAAGATCTGGAGAATTATCTATGTGGAAAGCTGGAGCTGCAGCTGACGCCTCTAGAAAAGCTACCTTTGCGGCAATTTTGGCAAAATTTGGGCTAACTGGGCCATCAAAGCCTTTCTCTGGTAAGATGGGTTTTGTTAATGTCATAGCAAAAGATTTTGATTATAGTGTTTTTAATAATTTATCACTAGACGGAATATTAAAGACTAGTATGAAAAAATATCCAGTAGAGTATCATGCTGAGGCTGTGGTTGAAGCTGGTAAAAGTATTAATCTTAATGTTGATGATATAGTTAAAATTGACGTAGAAACTTATGAGGCTGCTAAGACTATAATAGCTGATGAGGAGAAATGGAATCCAACAAATAAGGAAACTGCTGATCATAGCTTACCTTACATTTTAGCATATACGATAATTAAAAAAGATTTCTGGCTCGACGCATATGATAGTGAGGCGATTTTTAACGATAAAATAAGGAGTCTGATGAGAAAAATTAGTGTTTATGAAAATGAGAACTATACAAATATTTATCCTAAGGAGTTACCAGTTAAAGTGATAGTTTATTCTAATAAAGGGAAGGACGAAGTTGAGGTAAGAAATCCCAGAGGTTATTATAATAACCCAATGTCAGATGAGGAAGTTGAGGAGAAGTATTTGAGATTAGGCGGAAAAAAGGAAGAATTAAATATATTATGGAATATTGAAGAATTGAAGGTGAGGGAAATTGTCACAAGTATTAAGGGAATCTGACTTCTTAATAATACCTGGTGTATTTAACCCATTTACCGCAATTTTAGCTAAAAAGGTAGGTTTTAAAGCGGTATACTTATCTGGGGCTGCATTAACGTCATCTTATGGTTTGCCAGATATAGGTTTAATTACTTTAGATGAAGTAGCAGAGATGATAAGGAGGATAAAGGAAGTTGTAGATATTCCAATAATTGTAGATGCAGATACTGGATTTGGCGAGGCTATAAATGTTTATAGAACTGTAAGAGTTCTTGAGAAAGCAGGTGCTGATGCCATTCAGATTGAGGACCAGAGAATGCCTAAAAAATGCGGCCATTTAGAAGGTAAGGAGGTTGTCGAACCTTTAGAGATGGTTCAAAAGATTAAAGCTGCGTTAAAAGCTAGAAAAGAAGCCTTAATAATAGCTAGAGTAGATTCAAGGGGAGTTATAGGTTTAGATGACGCTATTGAAAGGGCTAAAATTTATTTAGAGGCAGGTGCAGATATCATATTTCCAGAGGCTCTTACTAGTAAAGAAGAATTTTCTAAGTTTGCTAAAGAGGTTAAGGCTCCTTTGTTAGCTAATATGACAGAATTCGGTAAAACCCCTTATATAACTGCTAAGGAGTTTAAGGAAATGGGCTATAAGTATGTCATATTTCCAGTTACCATATTTAGGGTTGCAGCAAAAGCCATGAAAGAAGCTTTAGAAATACTATTAAGGGAAGGAACGCAGATTAACTTATTAGATAAAATGATAACTAGACAAGAACAATACGAGATTATAGACTATTTCTTCTATGAAAAATTAGATAAGGAATTAGGTAGTATAAAACTCATTAGAAAGCTTTAAATTTTTATATGCGAAGTTTAAATTATGATGTTAACTTCTGAAAATCTAATTAAGAAGCCCCCTATTACTGTGAAATTAGGTACGAGGGCTATAGATGCGGTTAAAATTATGTATAATAATAACATAGGCTCCGTTGTAATCGTAGATGAAAAAGGTATGCCCGTGGGTATATTTACCGAAAGAGATTTGATGCGTGCTATTGCATGCAATAAGGATTTAAATGATAGTGTTGAAAAGTTAGGTACTTATGGGAAGTTAATAACAGTTAAGAAGAATTCTCCTATAGGAGAAGTAGCCGAAAAAATGGTGAAGAATAACATTAGGCATGTAGTTGTTGTAGATTGTGAGGGTAAACTCGTTGGCGTTATCTCAATGAGGGATATAATAAATGAGGAACATGTTTTGAATTTTTTAATTAAATCTGTAACAGAATGGGAAGGAGGTACTGATTAATGAGTGTAGTAAGTAAAGGTCTAGAAAATGTTGTAATAAAGGTAACTAGTTTAACATATATAGATGGAGAAAAAGGAATTTTAAGATATAGAGGTTATGATATAAATGATTTAGTTAAATTCGGAAGTTATGAGGAGACAATATACTTAATGTTATATGGAAAATTACCGAATATAAAGGAGTTGGAGAAATTAAAGGAAAAGCTTAATGAGGAATATGAGGTACCCCAGGAAGTTATTGATGCCATATATTTAATGCCTAGAGATGCTGATGCTATAGGGCTTTTAGAAGTAGGCACTGCTGCCTTAGCCTCTTTAGATAAGAATTTTAAATGGAAGGAGAATGATAAGGAAAAAGCTATAAGTATAATAGCTAAAATGTCCACATTAGTTGCAAATGTATTCAGAAGAAAGGAAGGAAATAAACCCAGAATACCAGAATCCTCAGATAGTTATGCAAAGAGTTTTCTAGCTGCAAGTTTATCTAAAGAACCCACTCCAGAAGAGGTAAATGCTATGGATAAGGCTTTAATACTATATGCAGATCACGAAGTACCGGCTTCAACTACAGCAGCATTAGTTGCTTCTTCTACATTATCAGATATGTATTCATCGATAACTGCAGCTTTAGCAGCACTAAAGGGCCCCTTACATGGGGGAGCAGCTGAAGAAGCTTTTAAACAGTTCTTAGAAATTAAAGAGATTAATAATGTAGAAAACTGGTTTAATGAGAAGATATTAAATCAGAAAAATAGACTGATGGGATTCGGACATAGAGTCTATAAAACTTATGATCCTAGAGCAAAAATATTCAAAAATCTAGCCTCTACACTAGTGGAGAAGAACAGTGATGCAAAGAAATACTTTGAGATAGCCCAAAAACTTGAAGAGTTAGGCATAAAGTATTTTGCTAATAAAGGGATATATCCTAATACTGATTTCTATTCTGGCATCGTTTTCTACGCTTTAGGATTTCCGGTCTATATGTTCACTGCCCTATTTGCTTTATCTAGAACTTTAGGTTGGTTAGCTCATATAATAGAATATGTAGAAGAGCAACATAGATTAATAAGACCTAGAGCATTATATGTTGGGCCAGAATATAGGCAATATGTGCCATTAAATCAGAGATAAATTTTTATATTTAATTCATTGTTTTTTATTATGCTTGCTGTAACTATTATTGATGTTATTATATTTATTATAGCATGGATAATAATTTCTATCCCAACTTGGATAGCCGCGAAAATAATTACGCCAAGCACAGCTAACTTTGGAAGAGCAATGCTAGCTACATTGGTTGGTATAATAGTTTTTGTTATATTTGAACTTTTATTTAGTATTATATCTCCTATAATTGGGATAATAATGGGATTTATAGCATTTATTGGAGTTTATAAGGTTATATTTAATACTGGTTGGATTCAAGCGTTTGGTATTGCGATTTTAGCCGTAATAGTAACATTTATCATAGCTTTCATACTAGGATTATTAGGAATAACCCTATTTCATTTAGCTCCCTTTAGGTAAAATGTATAATAATCTTTCCTTTTTAACTCATAAGGGAAATTTTTTGATAGTAAGTAAATTATCCCATCATTAGCCTTAATCTCCTCAACGTATCCTATTTCATAACCTAAAGCCACCATTGCACAAGCTGCAGCGTCAACGTAATCTTTGACTTCATGTAACCTCCTCCAATTTATTCCTAAATTTTTTAACGTGGATGTGGGATGAGTTTCTATTACGTTTTTTAAACTCCTCGACAATTCTATAGCCCTTTCTACAAGTTTACTCATAAAGGAAGGTGGTAATACTCTAAATCCTCTTCTTATCATCTCCTTATCTACGTTCCTAAATCCTTTTGAGTGAGATAACGGGGAATCAATAGCTGTTATGTTGGCTTTATTGCATAATTGAATGATTTCTTCATTAGTACTTACTTCGTAAATTCTTATTTCATAATTATTTAAAACACCTATTGTAGTCTTTCTCTTTACTGCTAAATCGATTCCGCAATACATTTTTTAGTCTCCCTTGATATTTCTCATTATGAGACTTCCTATTATTTTAATAAATTATAAAGTATATGATAATTCTTTCGGAAATAAAGCGATAGAATTAGCGAAAAAGATAGAGAAGATTAGTAGGGAATATTCTGTGGAAATTATCTTAGCTGTTCCTGCTACAATGATATATAGAATTAGCCAAGAAGTGAACTTACCAATATACGCTCAGCACGTAGATCCAGTACCTTTAGGCGCTCATACTGGGGCTATACCACCTGAATTAGTTAAAGACGCTGGAGCTAAGGGTACTTTAATTAATCATAGTGAGAAGAGGATAAGGGCGGATGAGATAGACGATATTTTAAAAAGAATTAGAAATTTAGGTTTAGAGAGTGTTCTATGTGTAGATAGGTATGAATTGGTATTCCCCTTCGGTCTGTTAAAGCCTAATGCAATACTTATAGAACCTCCAGAGCTTATAGGGACTGGTATTTCAGTTTCTAAAGCTAAACCTGAAGTAATAACTAAAGCTGTAGATGAGATAAAGAAAGCAAAAGGGGTTTATCTAATAGCCGGTGCTGGTATTTCGACAGGAGAAGATGTCTTTAAAGCTATTGAATTGGGGGCTCAAGGCATAGGTGTGGCCAGTGCTGTAATGAAAGCTAAGGAACCGGAAAAAGTTGTTGAGGACTTTGTTATAAATGCGTTAAAGGCCATGGGGAAATTCTGATGTTGCTTAATATCTTTACTAAATATGTATATAACTCAGGGAAATTTTGTTTACATATATTTTTTATATCATCCAAATTAAATCCCATTAAATAAAGGTAAATATAAAGATAGACGGAAGCTGAAAGAAGAATACATTCTTGTGGAGTGGTGCATAAGTTCTCTAACCTAATGACGTTAACTAATAAGGTTTTTTCCTCTAACTTAATTCTTATCATTCTTTTTCCGTCATAATCTGAATAATATTTAAACTCTAACTCTATACTTCTATTATATCTGGATGCTATAAACTGTTTAATTCTATCAAAATAAAATTTCATAGAGCTTGAATATTGGTGACTCCTTTCCGTACTCATTTTGTATTATCTCCCTTGTTTTCTCAATTCCAACTAGTGAATATAAAGATAACAGTAATAAGAATGAGGATAAAATTTCGCTTTCTCCAGCTGCTTCATTAGCTATTTCCTCATATTTTAATACATTAATGAATACTTTATTGTTATTATATATTGACAACTCTCTTATCTGTTCTAACATAATATCATCCACATGCTTTGAAATTCCGTACTTCTTTAATAGCGAATTTAACGTGTTAATTACACATTGAAGATCTTTACATCCTATCATTATGGAGAAATAATATTCTGAATTTTTAAATGTTTTTCTAATGGTTTTTTAAGCTTATAAAGATAACTATTGAACTTAAAATGATGGCAACTAATGATAAGGAAATAGCCAAATAAGCTGTGATAGTTACTTTTTTCATTAAGTAAAGAATTAATGTGGTGTCCTTAAATCACTTTTCCCTTATTTACAATTGGCTTTCTCTATATATAGAGATAATGTTTTCATATGAGGATTTTTGTTATCAAAATAATAATATTACTTAAATTGAAATATGAAATTTTGATCTGCTTACGTTTGTATATAATATTAGTAATAAAATTTATTATATGCCTTTTTAGCTATATAAAAATTGTAATTAAGGGAGATATACTTAGCATAGATTTAATTATTAACTTTTTTAATCTTGAATTTATTTTTAAATTATATTTTCAGATAAAGTAAAATATTTTTAAAATATATATCAAATATATAATTTATATTAATTTATCATCATGATTAATTAATGTGAATATTAGTTTATTTCATATTAAGTATTATTTTATTATAATGTAAATTTTTTCTAATGAATTGTGTAGTTTAGCTATTGGTAATAAATCTTATATTCTTAAAATCCTATAGCATTCTGTGACCTACTGGTTAGTACCAATCCAAGAAGATATGTGGGATATAATTAGAGATAAGGGTATATATGGATACAAAGAAAATTTAGCGGAATATATAAAGGAAGGTGATTATATAATAATCTATGTTAGTAAATATT
The genomic region above belongs to Saccharolobus caldissimus and contains:
- a CDS encoding lactate/malate dehydrogenase family protein: MVKVAFIGIGKIGQTIAYSTILDGLVSEAILYDIIPELPEKFEHELRHALASRGISTEVIGTNSLDDVNNADIIIITAGKPRKAGMSRRDLFVDNAKIMIDFANKLPPRNPGALYIMVTNPVDMMASVFMRFSKQYTISTGDQVETMRLRSYIAKRLKVPVNRVTGYVGGEHGEDAVVLWSTVKVNGKPFEEVAKGLTKEEVENYVKSIPGEIIRVMGGTTWGPGTIIKDIVRSIVLNEGRVMSIATPRVYEGEIVHISVPIVVGADIGPSLEAALPEADRQRLNKAVEDFYRVYKENLDHLLQTIKQ
- a CDS encoding DUF429 domain-containing protein — encoded protein: MYCGIDLAVKRKTTIGVLNNYEIRIYEVSTNEEIIQLCNKANITAIDSPLSHSKGFRNVDKEMIRRGFRVLPPSFMSKLVERAIELSRSLKNVIETHPTSTLKNLGINWRRLHEVKDYVDAAACAMVALGYEIGYVEEIKANDGIIYLLSKNFPYELKRKDYYTFYLKGAK
- the gltA gene encoding citrate synthase, encoding MSVVSKGLENVVIKVTSLTYIDGEKGILRYRGYDINDLVKFGSYEETIYLMLYGKLPNIKELEKLKEKLNEEYEVPQEVIDAIYLMPRDADAIGLLEVGTAALASLDKNFKWKENDKEKAISIIAKMSTLVANVFRRKEGNKPRIPESSDSYAKSFLAASLSKEPTPEEVNAMDKALILYADHEVPASTTAALVASSTLSDMYSSITAALAALKGPLHGGAAEEAFKQFLEIKEINNVENWFNEKILNQKNRLMGFGHRVYKTYDPRAKIFKNLASTLVEKNSDAKKYFEIAQKLEELGIKYFANKGIYPNTDFYSGIVFYALGFPVYMFTALFALSRTLGWLAHIIEYVEEQHRLIRPRALYVGPEYRQYVPLNQR
- a CDS encoding MmgE/PrpD family protein — protein: MEIAEKIADFVNSVSYESLSDKIIHEAKRRIIDSIAVARGALNSPPHLVNKNVMKYFQGDVPLLFGGYSTPDFASYYNTFLIRYLDFNDTYLSKEPLHPSDMIGAFLSVSSLLDLKGKDIIEAIAVGYEIGVKLCDATSLRKKGYDHVTFLQVAAAAGLAKLLRLSSKETINAISLALVPNIALRETRSGELSMWKAGAAADASRKATFAAILAKFGLTGPSKPFSGKMGFVNVIAKDFDYSVFNNLSLDGILKTSMKKYPVEYHAEAVVEAGKSINLNVDDIVKIDVETYEAAKTIIADEEKWNPTNKETADHSLPYILAYTIIKKDFWLDAYDSEAIFNDKIRSLMRKISVYENENYTNIYPKELPVKVIVYSNKGKDEVEVRNPRGYYNNPMSDEEVEEKYLRLGGKKEELNILWNIEELKVREIVTSIKGI
- the tpiA gene encoding triose-phosphate isomerase, with translation MRLPIILINYKVYDNSFGNKAIELAKKIEKISREYSVEIILAVPATMIYRISQEVNLPIYAQHVDPVPLGAHTGAIPPELVKDAGAKGTLINHSEKRIRADEIDDILKRIRNLGLESVLCVDRYELVFPFGLLKPNAILIEPPELIGTGISVSKAKPEVITKAVDEIKKAKGVYLIAGAGISTGEDVFKAIELGAQGIGVASAVMKAKEPEKVVEDFVINALKAMGKF
- the prpB gene encoding methylisocitrate lyase, which codes for MSQVLRESDFLIIPGVFNPFTAILAKKVGFKAVYLSGAALTSSYGLPDIGLITLDEVAEMIRRIKEVVDIPIIVDADTGFGEAINVYRTVRVLEKAGADAIQIEDQRMPKKCGHLEGKEVVEPLEMVQKIKAALKARKEALIIARVDSRGVIGLDDAIERAKIYLEAGADIIFPEALTSKEEFSKFAKEVKAPLLANMTEFGKTPYITAKEFKEMGYKYVIFPVTIFRVAAKAMKEALEILLREGTQINLLDKMITRQEQYEIIDYFFYEKLDKELGSIKLIRKL
- a CDS encoding CBS domain-containing protein, with amino-acid sequence MMLTSENLIKKPPITVKLGTRAIDAVKIMYNNNIGSVVIVDEKGMPVGIFTERDLMRAIACNKDLNDSVEKLGTYGKLITVKKNSPIGEVAEKMVKNNIRHVVVVDCEGKLVGVISMRDIINEEHVLNFLIKSVTEWEGGTD